The Pseudomonas cucumis sequence CTACGGTTTGTTGGGTAACACGGACGTTGTAGTCGTAGTCGGTCGGGGTCTTGCCGTCTTCGCCGAGGGAGCCGTCCATCATCACCGAGCTGAAGCCCAGTTGGATCGAGCGCTGGCAGACGTCAGGGCTGGTGCCGTGGTCCTGGTGCATGCACACCGGGATGTGCGGGAACTCTTCGATGGCCGCCAGGATCAGGTGACGCAGGAACGGGGCGCCTGCGTATTTGCGAGCACCGGCCGAAGCCTGGACGATCACCGGGGAGTCAGTCTTGTCAGCGGCTTCCATGATGGCGCGCATCTGTTCAAGGTTGTTGACGTTGAAGGCTGGAACGCCGTAGCCAAACTCGGCTGCGTGGTCCAGCATCTGGCGCATGCTGATAAGTGCCATTGTGTGTGTCTCTCCCGGTTGAGGGTCGTTAATCGTGCCAGCCTGCCGTAGCGGCGGCGGCTATTCAAGTTATTGCAGATCGGGGGTTGGCCCGGGCTGCGAATTCGGTATTACAAAAATCTTAAGAACTACACAGCCCCGGTGGGAGCGAGCCTGCTCGCGAAAGCGGTCTTGCAGCCAACAGTGCAGCGACTGTCAGACGGCTTTCGCGAGCAGGCTCGCTCCCACATTAGGTCCGTGGTGTGTCAATTACTGCGCTTTACAACCGCGGCCGATCAAATCATTGGTGGCGACCCAGTACACCAGGCCTTCCTCACCTTTTACGTGAAACGCCAGCATGTCGTTGCTGTACAGCGAACCTTCAGCGCCCGGCTCAAGCTTCAAGCGGTAGACCTGATCAGCACCGCCCAGGCGAACATCGACTTCCTTGCGGTTGATGTCAGTGTAGCGCCAGAGCACTTTGGCCTGGCTGTCGCAGGTCCAGGTGGTCCAGCTGTCCGCTGGCTCGGCAGTGTTGAACAGATTCAAATTGGCGCAACCTGCCAGCAATGCCAGTGCCGCAACGGCGATAAAGCGTTTCATCCGTGTTCCTCGACTGACAGCGCACGCTGCCAGCCTTGAGTAAAGAGTCTGACCCCTCAAGGGCAACCATGTTCCTTGGCCGGGACCTGTGTCTCGTATTTGTCCAGGCCATCGGGCCCGGAACGCTTGTTGATCACCGGGTTGGTTTCCGCTTGCCAGTCGGCCTGATAGCAGCCTTTATCCGTCGCGGAAGGCGCGGGTTCCGGCGTGGCTTTCGGGTTACTCCCGCAAGCCGCCAGCATGCCCGCGGCGATCAACAGCATTAATGTCCTGACCATGTGAACACTCCTTTGCCTGGTCAAATGCGCGGCCTCAGGCCTTGGCCCGGCTTTCCAGGACTTCAACGGCCGGCAGTACTTTGCCTTCGACGAATTCGAGAAACGCGCCGCCGCCGGTAGAAATGTAGGAGATTTGCTCGGCAACGCCATATTTATCGATGGCTGCCAGGGTGTCGCCGCCGCCAGCGATGGAGAACGCCGAGCTTTCGGCGATGGCCTGGGCCAGCACTTTGGTGCCGTTACCGAACTGGTCGAATTCGAACACGCCCACCGGGCCGTTCCACAGGATGGTCTTGGACGATTTCAGCAGCTCGGCGAAATTCGCCGCGGTCTGTGGGCCGATGTCCAGGATCATGTCGTCTGCGGCCACGTCGGCAATCAGCTTGACGGTCGCGGTCGCGCTTTCAGCGAATTCCTTGGCAACCACCACGTCCACCGGCAGCGGAACGCTGACTTTGGCGGCGATTTCGCGAGCGGTGTCCAGCAGGTCCGGCTCGTACAAGGATTTGCCGACCGGGTGACCGGCAGCGGCCAGGAAGGTGTTGGCGATGCCGCCACCGACGATCAGCTGGTTGCAGATCTGGCTCAGGCTGTTGAGCACGTCGAGTTTGGTCGAC is a genomic window containing:
- a CDS encoding MliC family protein, with amino-acid sequence MKRFIAVAALALLAGCANLNLFNTAEPADSWTTWTCDSQAKVLWRYTDINRKEVDVRLGGADQVYRLKLEPGAEGSLYSNDMLAFHVKGEEGLVYWVATNDLIGRGCKAQ
- a CDS encoding phosphoglycerate kinase, translating into MTVLKMTDLDLQGKRVLIREDLNVPVKDGVVTSDARILASLPTIKLALEKGAAVMVCSHLGRPTEGEFSAENSLKPVADYLSKALGREVPLVSDYLGGVDVKAGDIVLFENVRFNKGEKKNADELAKQYAALCDVFVMDAFGTAHRAEGSTHGVAKFAKVAAAGPLLAAELDALGKALGAPAQPMAAIVAGSKVSTKLDVLNSLSQICNQLIVGGGIANTFLAAAGHPVGKSLYEPDLLDTAREIAAKVSVPLPVDVVVAKEFAESATATVKLIADVAADDMILDIGPQTAANFAELLKSSKTILWNGPVGVFEFDQFGNGTKVLAQAIAESSAFSIAGGGDTLAAIDKYGVAEQISYISTGGGAFLEFVEGKVLPAVEVLESRAKA